The following is a genomic window from Paenibacillus sp. FSL R5-0766.
CTTAATTTTTTTTAGTTTGTTTCAATTCATCTATTAAACTGATACAATATAGATATGAATGAATATAGAAGAACAAACACAACCGTATCTTTGTTGAACTATCATTTTGTGTTCTGCCCACGATACAGAAGAAAGATATTTCTCAAATTAGAGGTAGAACAGCGCTTCAAGGAACTGGTGCATGAGGTATGTGCAGAGCTTAAAATTGTGATTGTTGCCATGGAGTGCGACAAAGACCATACACATATGTTTCTCAATGCACTTCCAACATTAAGCCCTGCTGATATCATGGCAAAAATAAAAGGAGTCACATCAAAAAAACTACGAGAAGAGTTTCCACACCTTCTGCATTTGCCCAGTTTGTGGACACGTTCCTATTTTGTTTCTACCGCTGGAAATGTATCAAGTGAGACCATCAAGCGTTATGTTGAACAACAAAAGACAAGGGGGTGAAGTAACTGTCTCAGACCCTAACGGTTAAGGTAAAGCTGCTGCCGACTAAAGAGCAGATCCAACTATTGCAACAAAGTAGTCATGAATATATCCGAGTTGTTAATACACTCGTGGCCGAGATGGTAGAAGAAAAGAAAAGGTTGAAGAAGACAACAAAAGACATTCCTGCTAATCTACCAAGTGCAGTAAAAAATCAAGCGATTAAGGATGCGAATAGTGTCTTCTCTAACAAAGTTAAGAAAAGTAAATACGCAATCATACCGATCCTAAAGAAACCGATTTGCGTATGGAATAACCAAAACTATTCTCTTGACTTCACGCACATTTCCATTCCATTCATGGTAGAGGGAAAATCTAAGCGTTTAAAAATTCGTGCATTGTTCATCGACAAGGACCATCGAAACGTTGACCTTTTGAAGCATAAACTTGGTACGCTCCGTGTCACGAAAAGCTCAGGTAAGTGGATAGCCCAAATTGCTGTCACCATGCCAATAACTGAAAAAACGGGTATGCGGATTTTGGGCATTGATTTAGGGCTGAAAGTCCCTGCCGTAGCCATCACAGATAATGATCACGCTCGATTCTTTGGGAATGGGCGAGAAAACAAATACAAGAAACGGAAGTTTCGTAGTGTTCGTCAAAAACTAGGAAAACAAAAGAAAGTGAACGCTATTCGCAAGTTAGATGATAAAGAACAACAATGGATGAAAGACAAAGACCACAAAGTCAGTCGTGAAATCGTTAATTTCGCAGTCGAAAATAAGACTTCTGTCATTCGCTTAGAGCAACTAACGAATATTAGGCAGACGACAAGAACAAGTCGTAAAAACGAAAAGAATCTACACACATGGTCATTCTACCGTTTGGCACAATTCATTGAATACAAAGCAAACATGGCAGGGATCAAAGTGGAATATGTGAACCCTGCATATTCAAGTCAAACCTGTCCAGAATGTTCAAAAAAGAACAAGGCGCAAGATAGAAGATATACGTGCCCATGTGGATTCAAGAGACATCGTGATATCGTTGGGGCGATGAATATTCGCTACGCAACTGTGATTGGCGGTAACAGTCAATCAGCCTAAGATGCTATATGCACTGTCTTAGGAGGGGTAATGGCATACCCTAATCTTAGCATCTGTCCAAAGCAGAAATGAAATGAGGACGTTAAGCTTAGCTAAGAATCCCAATCACTTTAGTGATCTTGCCCCTTTAGGGATGGGAGTGTCAAAGGCTAGGACATCTTTACATTTGATGATATGATAGGAGTTAAAGGCTTTGGCATGAGACGGAATTCCTGATGCATAGATATAGGTAAGACGAAAGATTAGAGCAACATTAACGGAAGTTCATTATTGTGTAAAAAATATACCCTTTTGTGGACTCGTGCAACGTAAGATTATGAGGTCCTTCAGACTCATGGATAATGTGGAATAGGTGGCGTATGAGATGAAAAAAGCTCGCTTAATATATAATCCGACCTCAGGCCGGGAAGAAATGAAGAAACGTCTGGCTGATATTTTGCAGCGTTTGGATCAAGGTGGTATTGAAGCTTCATGTCACGCAACAACGGGTGAAGGTGACGCAACCCGGGAAGCTGAACTCGCGATTGAACGCGGATATGACATGATTATTGCTGCTGGCGGCGATGGCACATTGTACGAAGTCATCAACGGTATGGCCGAGCGGGAGAATCGTCCGCCGCTGGGTGTGTTTCCTTTGGGAACAACGAATGATTTTGCACGTGCACTCGGTATTCCGAGACAGTGGGAAGATTACGTGGATCTGGTCATTAACCAGCAACTTCGTCCGCTCGATCTGGGCAAAGCGAATGATAAATATTTTATCAACATCGCCGGCGGTGGATCACTGACTGAACTGACCTATGAAGTACCGAGTCGTCTGAAAACGATGATTGGGCAACTGGCCTATTATATGAAGGGTATTGAGAAAATGGCAAGCCTGTCTCCACAGGAGCTGATTATTCGCGCCGACGGTCAGGAAGAAATCCATGATGAATTCATGTTATTCCTCATCGCCAATACCAATTCGGTCGGGGGATTTGAGAAGTTGGCTCCAGGTGCAACCATTGATGATGGTCTGTTCGATGTGATCGGTGTCCGCAAGTGTAATCTGGCCGATATGATCCGCCTCGTAACGCTCGCGCTGCGTGGGGAGCATCTGAATGACAAGAAAGTGGTTCATTTCCAGACGAGTCATATGGAAGTTACGTCCCCGGGCTATGTGCAGCTGAACCTCGATGGAGAGTTGGGCGGCACATTGCCAGCTACCTTTACGAATCTGCGTCATCATCTGATGTTGTATCGTTAAATACTAAAAAGAAAGAAGTGAATGTACGTTGTCTAATACGAACCGCAGCGGTCGTGGAAAAAACCGCCGGAATTCGGCTGCCTCTCAGGGGCAAGGGAACGCTTCAGCGTCCCGTCAGCCAAGTCAAACATCTCGTCCATCTACACGTCAGCAGGGAAAAGAGGTGCGGCCACAAGGCGCATCTCTTTCTGCCGTTCGTCCAAAAGGGAGAGCGCGGGAATCTGTACCAATCGAAGGACTGCCTGTTAGCAAAAATGAAGAGACCGTCATCGACATCATTGGCATGAACCATGACGGTGAGGGTGTAGGTCGTGCGAATGGATACACGCTCTTTGTGCAGGGTGCGCTTCCAGGTGAAACCGTGCGTGTGCGCGTAATGAAAACCAAGAAGCAGTACGGCTACGCCAAACTGCTGGAGATCGTGAAAGCAAGCCCAGATCGTGTGTCCGCGCCTTGCCCGATCTACGATCAGTGCGGCGGCTGCCAGATCCAGCATATGAGCTATGCCGGACAGCTTGCGTGGAAACGCCAGTTGGTAGTCGATAATTTGCAGCGGATTGGCAAGCTGAACGTGATAGTGGAGGATGCAGAAGATGCAGAGCAGGGCATTCGCGTACTGCCTACGATGGGTATGGACGAGCCATGGCGCTATCGGAATAAGGCACAGGTGCCGATTGGCGTTACCGAGGGTGGTCTGGTAGGTGGTTTTTACGCTAAAGGAAGCCATCGGATCATTGATATGGAAAGCTGTCTCATTCAGCATGAGCATAATGACGAAGTGGTTGCAAAGGTGAAGGAGATGGGCAGTCATTTTGGAATCAGCGCCTATAACGAAGAGACAGGCCGCGGTCTATTGCGTCATGTCGTTGTGAAGAAGGCATTCCGTACAGGCGAGATGATGCTTGTTTTGGTCACCAATGGTCGAGACATCCCGTACAAAGACGAATGGATTGGCAGTATCCGTGAAGCGATTCCGCATGTAGCGAGCATCTGCCATAACGTGAACAAGAAACAGACCAACGTTATCTTTGGCGATGAAACCCGCGTCCTGTGGGGCCGTGATGTAATCTATGATTATATCGGTGATGTGCAATTTGCGATCTCAGCGCGTTCGTTTTATCAGGTGAATCCAGTGCAGACGGAAGTACTGTATGGGAAAACGGTGGAGTACGCCGGACTGAGTGGCAAAGAAACTGTAATTGATGCCTATTGCGGCATCGGAACGATCTCTCTTTTCCTCGCGCAACATGCGGATCAGGTGTACGGGGTTGAGATTGTGCCAGAAGCTATCGAGGATGCGCGTAGCAATGCGATGTTGAACGAAATGCGTAACGTGAAGTTCGAAGTTGGTGCCTCAGAGGACGTTATTCCACGCTGGAAAGAACAAGGCATCGAGGCCGACGTCATCGTAGTCGATCCACCGCGTAAAGGCTGTGATCCACGTTTGCTGGAAACGATCCTGGAGATGAAGCCGGAGCGTGTGGTGTATGTGAGCTGTAATCCGAGTACGTTGGCACGTGATCTGCGTGTGCTGGAGGATGGTGGCTATCGCACGGTTGAGGTCACGCCGGTGGACATGTTCCCACACACGGTGCATGTGGAGTCGGTGGCGATGTTGGTTAGGGTGTAGTGTTTTGAAGCTACATTTACCTGTTTTAATAAATAGCTGCTTTGCCCGAAGCTTCTAAAGCTCGGGCTATAGTTGTTATAACCATTACTAGAGTTGATGCTGGTCTGAACAATATCAAGTTTTCCAGTTTATCCGTTTTTAATAGCTGTGTGTTGTTCAGTGTTTTCTAATGCCAAGGTAAGACGTGGCAAAGGTATACCTAACTTTTTGGCTTCTCTCACAACTTCAAGTACTGCAAAACTGGACTTACTATTATTGTATTCAATGAAAAGTCGTGGTAAGTTGCCCTTTGCAAAAATAACCTTGTTAAACAGCGTGCCGATAAGTGCTGGTGGGATCTTGGTCAACAGTAGAGTAATCGCGTCCATCTTTGCGCCTCTTGCTTTAAGAACAGGCTTCATTTCCCGCATACTCTTGCCTACATTTGCGAATGAGTCACTATGATTCAAGAGTGCTGGGAAGCTTCCCCGTTTTAACACCTCGGTCTCCATCGCCGCATTCATGGCATAGTGATTCCATAACCAGCTTTGCATATCCTTGATCCAATTGATTTTAAAATGGGCGCTTTCAAATAGTTCTTTGACCTTGTTGTTTATCTGTTCCGTGCCTACCCGTGGTTTTTCCAAAAATATCATTTTTAAAAAGCCGCCCCTAAGCTTATTGTCCTCAATGCCGCCTCCTGCTCCTGGGAACCCAAAGACAACATTGTTCATAGACAAGGGCGAGATCGATAATTTTAAATCTTGCCAAATATTATTGAATATTAGGATCGGGGTGTTACCAGCGGTAGTCGATAGTAATTGTGCTGCTTCGGGAAGTTGCTCCGTGTTGACACTCGCAATAATGAGATCGTAATTTGGCCTTATCTCCTCATGCAGCTTGACTTTCCAGCTTTCCTGGATTAACTGCTTCCCTCTTCGTGCATCCCACATTTCAAGCGCTATATGACTTCCGAAGGTTTCTTTTCTCCCTTTTCTAACGTAAAACTCAACGGTGTGGCCTGCCTTTTCGAAAGCCCACGCGTATTGGGTCGATATTACACCTCTACCGAAAAATAAAATTCTCATCTTAGCCTCCTAATAATCCATATTCATCCTTGTTGATGATCCAACAACGTGTTGTATAATGATATTGTATTGATTCACTATACGGTCATCAACCATCAGATTTTTAATATCTGTCGGATAATTGATCGAACAGCAAACGGAGGCAAATAATGAAAAAGCAACCTGAAATTACGGATAAAACAAGGCAGACATTCATAAATGTATTCTGCGATTTATATAGCCAAAAACCAATCGAAAAAATATCCATTCAAGAGATTGCTAACCAATCAGGATATAATCGGAGTACATTTTATCAATACTTTACAGATATCTATGAGTTGTTGGACTGCGTTGAAGAGCGTGTTTTGAAATCCATTAACGAGGAGATGGCAGGTAGAGAGTTTTCTACACATACGTTCCAGGATGCACTTCAATGCTTGGAAAATGCAGAGGACATTTCAGTTCTGAAAGCCCTCTTGGGCGACTATGGTTCTGTTCATTTTGTGGAACGCTTGAAAAGAGAAATTCCCTTTGAGCGATTGATTGTGGATTTTCCAACAGATGATGTCTTGGCACCATATATCATCGAGTTTTACATATCAACATTAATATCTATGTTTCGTCTTTGGATACACAGAGACAAAGATCTATCGTCGGAAGAATTGATCAAGCTGATCGATAGTCTATTTGCAAAGGGGATAACACCGTATCATATCTTTGGCACGGTCAATTCGCAGCGTTCTGGAGTGTAGCGATGATGGTTAGAAAGCTAAACATAAACATAAGGGGTTCGAGAATTTATATACGATTCTCGAACCCCTTTTTTGTCTTTGTTTCAATAGCATCCATTAACTAAAATAGTCTAAAACTCCCATCATCCCAGCCGGTAATTAATACACATGCACACCCGTGCCAAGCACGGATTTGTTTTGTACCGAATTACCGGATAGATATACCTTTTGCAGATCAGGCAGCTGGCTTAGGGTCTCGATATTGGAAACGGCATTGTTCTCGAGATGAAGCTCTTCTATGGCCTGCCAGTTGATCATGAATTCGAGAGAAGCCAAATTGCTGTCTTGCATAGTGAAGAAACGTAGAGCGGACAGTTTGGCAAAGTAAGGCATCATCTGGTCAACTTCAGTAACAGAGGTGTTGTTTATGCTGAAATATGGGTGTTCTAAGGTCAAGTGTTCAAGCACGCTGTTCTCCGCGGCCGCCTTTTGTTCAAAGTTCAGCCTACACTCGGAGCACATCAAAGATTTCACCTGCTTCAAACGAAATAAGGCATCGCTTTCCTTGAACAGTGACGAGTCGTTAATGTTTAAGGTCTCTAGGCGGGACAAGCCGTCCAGGGCGGCAAGACGGGTTATTTCATCGATCTCCCAGAGCGAGAGTTGCTCCAGTTTCGGGAATTTCCCCAGCACAGCCAAGTTCAATTCCCCACTTCCGCCACGGAGCGTCAGACTGGTTGTAGCCGGGGCCTTTAGCCCGGGGAGAAAGGAGCTTGGAATTTCCACTCGCTCTACTTTAGGCAGTGTCAGCGCTTCTGCATTCTCGTAGTAGCCGGACAACGTTAATTCCCGCAAAGAGGGCAGACTGTTTATGGCCTTTACCGAGCCAAGCTCACTTAGAGAAGCCAGGCGTAGTGTGGTAATAGAGTTTTTGCCGGTCAAGCGCCCCAGACTGGAGAAGTTTACATTTTCAATATCTAACGTTTGTAGAGCAGGCATATTTTGCACAAAGTCGATAGACTTTACGTTCGTTAAATAGGACAACTGAAGCTCCTGAAGCTGGGTCAAGGCATACAGCGGCTGCAGGTCTGTGGTTTCACTGTACTGTATAGACAAGGATGATAGCCCGGTCATGGACGATAACCATCCGAGTTCATTGACAAAGGTGAGCGACAGGGACTTGATTGGCAATTGGTTTAACAAGTGAAGATCTGTTACGGACTCATCCACATAGGTAATGAATAAAGAGTTCAGATTGGGGAATTCCAGCAGCATGGCCAATTCCTGATTACTGCGAAGCTGAGTGGTAAGCTCCGTAATTTTAGACTTGTCGCCAAAGTAGCCCGAAAATGTACTAAAGGATTCGTTAAAAGCGCCACCATAACTTTTTAATCCGGGCATATGGGCCAAAGTGGTTTGGTCCGTCTGGGATATTTCATAGGTATTCGTCAGGTCCAATGCCGTCAGTCCCTTAAAAGCTTCAAAATCACGCTGATCAATCCGCTGGCTATTCAGTTTCTTGTCCTGAGTAATATAAGTGATCTTCTCGGCCTGTTCATCGCTGAAAGGATCGGAGAGGCTATATGTAAACTTCCACTGATCATTCTCCGAATGCTCTACGGTTAAATAGCGAATACGAGCCAATTCCTCCTCTGTTGGCAAGGCGGCCCCTTTATCGAAGATATCTCGCAAAAATGAAAGCAGAACCTCGCTTTCAGGCATCTTTCGCACAGGCAGATTGGCTTCTGTTTTTGGATAGGTGGAGCTGTTGCTATAATAAAAATATGTACCGATCGCGCCAGTTAGGACTAACATCAGTATCAGCATTACCTTTACGGAGGCAGTCTGCTTCGGTGGTACTTTAGGGGGCGTTCCATGGTAATGATTAATGGTCTGGTCTACGTAATAGACATGATTTTGCTTCAATAGAAGCTCTGTTTCACAATAGGGACACTTTAAAACCTCATCCTTCTTGTATTCAATTCTTCCGTTGCAATTGGGGCAGTTTAGCGGGATAAACGCCACGAATGTCCCCTCCTTCATTATGATGGTCATAAGATCATGCTGAACGGTCATCTGATTTCATTATACCTTGTGAATTTACGTTTGATGAGAGAAAGAAGTTTCACATAACGAAGGAGCAGGGAATCCTGCTCCTTTTTGATCTTTTTTAAGTATCATCAAGCAATAGATGTAATCGGATGTTTAACGTGCACAGGGTAGAGATGTTCACCAGGGGTTCTTACAAATAAACCTTCATTGGTGATCGAACTTTTTAGATCAAGACCGTGATCATCTGGAGTGAAATGAAAGGTTATTTTCTCCGTATCTTCATCTGCAATCTTATCCAAGATATCTTTCATATTCATTTCGTTTAAGCTAATAACGTCGAAGAGCTCAATATGATTGTCTTCTTTCTGATAAATAACAATGACGTTTTCGTTTTCCAAGTAATAAATATCATCACTAAAGACATTCAGGCAATAAAACATGAGTATTCCTTGAGCATGATGGGTTGCGAAATGCTGAGAAACAGGTAATCTTTCCGATGCAAATTTTTGAATAAGACGTAAATCCTCCGCGCTAGTTACATTTAGTTTTCGGATGTGCGCAGGCTCAGGTGATTTTTTTGCCGTATAATTCATTGAAAAAAGATGCTCCTCCACAGGCTTAAACCCAAACTTGGGGTAAAAATCAAGCACCGATTCATTGGCAAAAAGGTACATGTAATCGTACTTGTTCTCGTATTCCTCTAAAACTTTGTTCATTAAATCTGTAGAGAGTCCTTTTCCCCGATAATCAGGATGTGTCATCACCGTGCCGATTTGAATCGCTTTTTTCTTCTCACCGTGAATGATGAGCTCAAGGATGTTAACAGAAACGTTGGCAATAACCTGGTCTCCATCGACATATGAATAAGGGATGTAACGCTCGCCCCAGTATCCTTGTCGATACCAATCTTCAAAATTGATCTCAAACGTGTTGACAGCAAGCTCGAAAAAACTCTTGCGCAGTACTTCATTGTTTTTATAATTCTTCATAAATTTTAATTCTTGCATGGTATTCTCCCCTTAATCCTCAAAAGTGACTGTTTGTATAGTGGTACGATCCCGTATTTAACTATGTAAAGTATGATTACAGGTGAAATTCTGCTTATAAGTTGTTGTTGGTTAAGCAGGAGTTTTAACAAGAGAAAGTGGAGTTTCGTATAGAAAGAGACGCGAGCGAATTCGCGTCTTCTTTTTTGCATGTTTTATCGGATATGTTTAAATGAAATTGCGTCAGTGAACTGTTTTTCACTATTTAAAATCTTGGTCCATTAATCTACGTTAAAATGCACGATTGCACTATATAACATCTTGTTGCGAAAAGGGTCAAACGTCACTTGATGCTGAACTTGCTTCACGCGCAGCATTAATGCTTTGTTCATTCCGATTCGTTCTTCGATCGCTCGTTCCAGTTCACGGAAGTCATAAGCCTGCAAGCATTCAACTTTGTCTTTGATCATATCCAGTGAAATTTCCATATATAATTCAGGCCTCCTTAAAATCTCGATTTGCAGGTTAAAAGCCTGTCGAGCTTCATTTTAGAGGAGCTTTTCCAGTTCGGCAAGAGCAATCGGGCTGAAAATCTAATAAAGACGTGATAAAATCGGGAAAGGGCAATTTTGAGATCATCGAACTTTCAATAATTTGAAGATCTAATGGAAGTAATAACAGATACTGCTGTTTGAACAAAGTTACATTTGCATGGTATAAGTGAAGAAGAAGGCTAGGACACCATAATGTGAATTGCAACGAAAAACGAATGATCATGTAAATGATAGGCAGCAGATGCATGAGTTACGAGGTTTACTATTTTAACTATTAATGAGGACAGATACTGTCCTGGAATGTATAGAGGAGCTTTTGAAATGACAAAGGAAAACTTTTGGCGTGAATTGCCACGACCATTTTTTATACTGGCACCGATGGAAGATGTGACGGATGTTGTGTTTAGGCATGTCGTAGGTGAAGCGGGCAGACCGGATGTGTTTTTTACGGAGTTTGCGAATACAGAGAGTTATTGTCACCCGGAGGGGCACCATAGTGTGCGCGGGCGTTTGACGTTTACAGCGGATGAACAGCCGATTGTGGCTCATATCTGGGGAGATAAACCGGAATTCTTTCGTGAGATGAGTATCGGTATGGCGAAAGAAGGATTTAAAGGCATCGATATCAATATGGGCTGTCCGGTAGCGAATGTAGCCGAGAATGGAAAAGGAAGCGGCTTGATCTGCCGGCCAGCCCTTGCGGCGGAGATTATTCAGGCGGCGAAAGCCGGGGGGCTGCCGGTCAGTGTAAAAACGCGTCTCGGATTTACTGAGGTCGATGAATGGCGCGACTGGTTAACCCATATTTTGCAACAAGACATCGTGAATCTGTCCATTCACTTGCGGACGAGAGAAGAAATGAGCAAAGTAGACGCTCACTGGGAACTGATTCCGGAGATTAAAAAACTGCGGGATGAGATAGCTCCTAATACACTGCTGACGATTAATGGGGATATTCCTGACCGTGAGACAGGCCTGAGACTCGTGGAGCAATATGGTGTGGATGGTATTATGATTGGACGCGGTATTTTCCAGAATCCATTTGCTTTTGAAAAGGAGCCGAAGGAACACAGCAGTAAGGAATTGCTTGATCTGCTACGGCTGCATCTGGATCTCCATGATCAATATTCCGAGCTTGAACCGCGTTCGTTCAGCCCGCTGGCCCGTTTTTTCAAAATCTATGTTCGTGGCTTCCGCGGTGCTAGTGAGCTGAGAAACAGCTTGATGAACGCCAAAACCACTTCTAAAGTACGCGAATTGCTCATTGAGTTTGAAAGTAATGAACAGGTAGAGTAGAGTAAGACGTAATCATGGATACGGAGTATGATTCAGGTAGATTAATAGCAAAAAAAAGAAGCGGTAACTCTTCCGCTTCTTTTTTTTTGCTTTGCTGTTTAACGCGTATACGCAGGCTTCTCCATCGCGACCGGTTGAGGATTGGCAAGCACCCATAATACCGCCAACTCGGATAATCTGGCAGGCGCATCAAAATCGTATCCATCGCGAAGCCTGCTGACCAAGTCTGCTGCCTCTTGGAGCAGTGTCGGGGCAAGTGGTGCACCAGTGCCCAAGTGACGAATCAGTGCATCCAGCATCTTACGATACTCCGCATCCCAGTTTCCACCGCCATTATCCAATACTTCATGGGACACACGTCCTGTGATGCGGATGACCTCTCCCTGCACCGTTTGAGCGTGGCCCTGGGCCGGAATGAGATATTCCCACAGCTCTTGGTGCTGTTTGGTCCAAGTGGTTGCCTTTACCTGAATGGGGGTAGTCCCATCGTGCATGATCCGACTCACTACCGGCTCGACATCAAATAACTGGTACAGTTTGATCAGCGCGTCTGAAACTTCATCGACCTTGTCCTTATTAAACTTCTCACGGACGAATTCAAAATCCTTACCGATCCGCTTCACCGATTCTTTCATATCCGGGGTGACCGATGCTCCGGCATCCAGCATAATTGCGGCAATCTCTGCCAGATTGACTATATCGCTATTCCTGCAATTGGCTAACCCCTTAGCTAATGGCGTATTTCCCTGTTTATTTTCTACGTTAATCGTAGCGCCTTGGTTTACCAACTCTTGAACCACTTTGGTTCGATACCCATTGACCGCTGCATGTAACGGTGTTTCATTTTGGTAATCCACAGCGTCCAGATCCGCACCTAATTCAAGGAACAGGGGTACATTTCCTGACCAGTGTGAGGCATGGGCATGTAAAGGCGTGCGTTGATATTTGTCGCGTGCATTAATGTCTGCTCCTTGCGCTACCAGCCAGCGGACCAATTCATCCGAAATATGCCGAAAGCTGAGGGCCGTACCTTTGCTGTAACCCCCACGTGCATCCCATTCGCATTGTTCGAAAATTACTTTTACGGTAGCGATATCATTATCTTTAACGAGTTTTTCCATATGAGCAGGTAAGGTTGCTTTCTTCGTAGTCATTACACTCTTCCTCTCCTTTGTGAATAACACCGTATGTTTCAATGGTAGGCTATGACGATTTAATAGTAAGTAGATAATTTTCTGCAATTTTATCACATAGGGAATTTTAAAACCAATAACTGGGTTTCTTCCATCATCAATTTGGTTTGCTATGTTATAATTTAGATGAATGTTGATACTGGAGACGGATTGAAAAATATTTGAAATGATCGCCGCAATTCGTGCGGTAGGCTTTTGATAATAGGAGGATTTATGTCCTGGAGTAAATTGAAGCAACAACTGGAGAGTTTTCTTAGTCCTGCGTTAGTTGGAAGGGTGGAGTACCGTGCCACCAGCTATAGCTATTCACCTGATAAATCAGGCAATTGTTATATTACTGTAGATAAAAAGAATGTACTCAACATGAGCGATACAACAACCCCAATCCGATGGTATCAGACAGAGCAGGAGATCAAGAGCGACCCGGAAATCATGATTCCTGTGAGCGATGAAGAGATTGAAGCTATTCGAAAAGATTCCAAAGGACCCATTCCCGAGGATCGTCTTCAAGTCATGGCAAGAAGTAGAAAAATCTCCGTACATGCCAAAGAGCTGTTGTTGGCTCAGACCGCACTCAGTAAATCGAATTTTACCGTTGCAGCTACGGCGTATCTATCAACTTCTATAGAGGATAATCTGGAGAGCAAGGATATCTTGTTTAATATTCTGGCTTTAATGGACAGACGCGTTGGCAAAAAACGAATTCTGAACATGTCGGAGCAGGTCAAATTAAAGCATCCAGCGGTACAATATTTTTATGAACTGCGTCGTCGTACGGTGTGAAATGGAATAACTTTTGATATAGTTTTTAACTATAACCAGTTATGGTTTTTAAGTATCCCTTCTAACTGCTCTCAGCGTGATATGATCATTGTATACAACGAGGGGGTTTTTTACATGACTGATAAGTTCCAGATCGTAGGAAGTTTATTGCGGCCGGATGAGCTGCTGAAATATAAAACACATATTGAACATAATGATGATATCCAATATCCGTTCTATGAAAACTACGAAGGATATGAGAAGTGTGAGACAGAGGCAATCAAACAAGTTGTCGCAAAGGAAATCGAACATAACTTGTCCGTGGTTACCGATGGCGAATTCTCCAAATCGATGTGGCATCTGGACTTTGTATGGGGATTTGGCGGAGTGAAGCGTTACATCGCGGATCATGGCTATTTTTTCAGAGATGTGGACGGAACTTCGAAGTATGAAACACGCAAAGATATTGGACTGCGCATCACTGACAAATTGAGCGGAAAAAATCATCATTTCATTAAGTTGTTCCAACAACTGCAAGACACGGCTGGCGAGCAACAAACGAAACTTTGCGTACCATCGCCATCCCATATATTCGGTGAGCTTTCCTGGTCGGATAACATTGGAGGTACGGATTCCGTTTATCAGAACAAACAGGAGCTCAAAGAGGGTCTTGTAATCGCGTATAAGGAATTCGTTGAAGAATTCGCTGCTATAGGCGGCAAAATCCTGCAATTCGATGATTGCTTATGGGAACTGTTTGCAGACGACAACCCGAACTCTC
Proteins encoded in this region:
- a CDS encoding 2-dehydropantoate 2-reductase N-terminal domain-containing protein — protein: MRILFFGRGVISTQYAWAFEKAGHTVEFYVRKGRKETFGSHIALEMWDARRGKQLIQESWKVKLHEEIRPNYDLIIASVNTEQLPEAAQLLSTTAGNTPILIFNNIWQDLKLSISPLSMNNVVFGFPGAGGGIEDNKLRGGFLKMIFLEKPRVGTEQINNKVKELFESAHFKINWIKDMQSWLWNHYAMNAAMETEVLKRGSFPALLNHSDSFANVGKSMREMKPVLKARGAKMDAITLLLTKIPPALIGTLFNKVIFAKGNLPRLFIEYNNSKSSFAVLEVVREAKKLGIPLPRLTLALENTEQHTAIKNG
- a CDS encoding TetR/AcrR family transcriptional regulator, producing the protein MKKQPEITDKTRQTFINVFCDLYSQKPIEKISIQEIANQSGYNRSTFYQYFTDIYELLDCVEERVLKSINEEMAGREFSTHTFQDALQCLENAEDISVLKALLGDYGSVHFVERLKREIPFERLIVDFPTDDVLAPYIIEFYISTLISMFRLWIHRDKDLSSEELIKLIDSLFAKGITPYHIFGTVNSQRSGV
- a CDS encoding diacylglycerol kinase, coding for MKKARLIYNPTSGREEMKKRLADILQRLDQGGIEASCHATTGEGDATREAELAIERGYDMIIAAGGDGTLYEVINGMAERENRPPLGVFPLGTTNDFARALGIPRQWEDYVDLVINQQLRPLDLGKANDKYFINIAGGGSLTELTYEVPSRLKTMIGQLAYYMKGIEKMASLSPQELIIRADGQEEIHDEFMLFLIANTNSVGGFEKLAPGATIDDGLFDVIGVRKCNLADMIRLVTLALRGEHLNDKKVVHFQTSHMEVTSPGYVQLNLDGELGGTLPATFTNLRHHLMLYR
- the tnpA gene encoding IS200/IS605 family transposase, translated to MNEYRRTNTTVSLLNYHFVFCPRYRRKIFLKLEVEQRFKELVHEVCAELKIVIVAMECDKDHTHMFLNALPTLSPADIMAKIKGVTSKKLREEFPHLLHLPSLWTRSYFVSTAGNVSSETIKRYVEQQKTRG
- a CDS encoding RNA-guided endonuclease TnpB family protein, which codes for MSQTLTVKVKLLPTKEQIQLLQQSSHEYIRVVNTLVAEMVEEKKRLKKTTKDIPANLPSAVKNQAIKDANSVFSNKVKKSKYAIIPILKKPICVWNNQNYSLDFTHISIPFMVEGKSKRLKIRALFIDKDHRNVDLLKHKLGTLRVTKSSGKWIAQIAVTMPITEKTGMRILGIDLGLKVPAVAITDNDHARFFGNGRENKYKKRKFRSVRQKLGKQKKVNAIRKLDDKEQQWMKDKDHKVSREIVNFAVENKTSVIRLEQLTNIRQTTRTSRKNEKNLHTWSFYRLAQFIEYKANMAGIKVEYVNPAYSSQTCPECSKKNKAQDRRYTCPCGFKRHRDIVGAMNIRYATVIGGNSQSA
- the rlmD gene encoding 23S rRNA (uracil(1939)-C(5))-methyltransferase RlmD; this encodes MSNTNRSGRGKNRRNSAASQGQGNASASRQPSQTSRPSTRQQGKEVRPQGASLSAVRPKGRARESVPIEGLPVSKNEETVIDIIGMNHDGEGVGRANGYTLFVQGALPGETVRVRVMKTKKQYGYAKLLEIVKASPDRVSAPCPIYDQCGGCQIQHMSYAGQLAWKRQLVVDNLQRIGKLNVIVEDAEDAEQGIRVLPTMGMDEPWRYRNKAQVPIGVTEGGLVGGFYAKGSHRIIDMESCLIQHEHNDEVVAKVKEMGSHFGISAYNEETGRGLLRHVVVKKAFRTGEMMLVLVTNGRDIPYKDEWIGSIREAIPHVASICHNVNKKQTNVIFGDETRVLWGRDVIYDYIGDVQFAISARSFYQVNPVQTEVLYGKTVEYAGLSGKETVIDAYCGIGTISLFLAQHADQVYGVEIVPEAIEDARSNAMLNEMRNVKFEVGASEDVIPRWKEQGIEADVIVVDPPRKGCDPRLLETILEMKPERVVYVSCNPSTLARDLRVLEDGGYRTVEVTPVDMFPHTVHVESVAMLVRV